In Helicobacter anatolicus, a single genomic region encodes these proteins:
- the speA gene encoding arginine decarboxylase has protein sequence MEDYGISYWSSNDFFIDEGVVKINSGSKPALIKIVKDAREKGYKGPLLLRFPHLIAKQVDKLFYSFEKSMQEYKYEGKFHAVFPLKVNQMPHFVLPLMESSTHKSYGLEAGSKSELIVAMAYTNKNAPITVNGFKDKEMIHLGFIAANMGHSITLTIEGLNELETIIAVAKEMGKPYPNIGLRIRLHSTGTGVWAKSGGINSKFGLTSTELLEAISLLEKSKLLHKFTMIHFHIGSQISDISPLKKAIREVGNIYAELRKMGAKNLTSVNIGGGLAVEYTQHQGNNNCNYTLSEFSGDVVFSLKEIAKNKKEKEPDIFIESGRFISANHAVLVAPVLELFSQEYDEKALKLKENNPPLIAEMFDLYQTVSEKNAIEYLHDSLDHMESLLTLFDLGYIDLQDRSNTEVLVHLIIKKVIKLLKHKNHNEIIRIQEQVQERYLLNCSFFQSLPDYWGLGQNFPVMPLDRLNKKPTRSASLWDITCDSDGEIAFDSTKPLYLHDVDVTKEEYFLGFFLVGAYQEVLGMRHNLFTHPTEFSVVLNDKGYEIVNLLEAQNVLDVLDDLDYDTKEIERRLKHRIDDSALLDEDRKKEILGQLYIMMSENGYLRTIRNGEKE, from the coding sequence ATGGAAGATTATGGAATTTCGTATTGGTCAAGCAATGATTTTTTTATTGATGAGGGTGTAGTTAAGATTAATAGCGGATCAAAACCTGCCTTGATTAAGATTGTTAAAGATGCAAGAGAGAAAGGATATAAAGGACCTTTACTTTTGCGTTTTCCACATCTTATTGCCAAACAAGTAGATAAGCTTTTTTATTCTTTTGAAAAATCTATGCAAGAATATAAATATGAAGGAAAATTTCATGCGGTTTTTCCCCTTAAAGTCAATCAAATGCCACATTTTGTACTCCCTTTGATGGAATCTTCTACGCATAAAAGTTATGGACTTGAGGCGGGGAGTAAATCAGAGTTAATTGTTGCGATGGCTTATACAAACAAAAATGCACCTATTACTGTAAACGGTTTTAAAGATAAAGAGATGATACATTTAGGTTTTATTGCCGCAAATATGGGACATTCTATTACTTTGACAATTGAGGGTTTAAATGAATTAGAGACAATTATTGCGGTGGCAAAAGAGATGGGCAAGCCTTATCCTAATATTGGACTTAGAATTAGGTTGCATTCTACAGGTACAGGAGTTTGGGCAAAGAGCGGAGGGATTAATTCTAAATTTGGACTTACAAGTACGGAACTTTTAGAGGCTATTTCATTGTTAGAAAAATCAAAACTATTGCATAAATTTACTATGATTCATTTTCATATTGGTAGCCAAATTAGTGATATTTCTCCACTTAAAAAAGCAATTAGGGAGGTGGGAAATATTTATGCAGAATTGAGAAAAATGGGGGCAAAAAATCTCACTTCAGTAAATATTGGTGGAGGTTTGGCTGTGGAATATACTCAGCATCAAGGTAATAATAATTGCAATTATACTTTGAGTGAATTTAGTGGAGATGTGGTTTTTTCTCTCAAAGAAATTGCAAAAAATAAAAAAGAAAAAGAACCTGATATTTTTATAGAATCTGGGCGTTTTATTTCCGCAAATCATGCAGTATTAGTTGCTCCTGTTTTGGAACTTTTTTCTCAAGAATATGATGAAAAAGCCCTAAAACTTAAAGAAAACAATCCTCCATTGATTGCAGAAATGTTTGATTTATATCAAACTGTGAGTGAAAAAAATGCAATTGAATATTTGCATGATAGTTTAGATCATATGGAATCTTTATTGACATTATTTGATTTGGGGTATATTGATTTGCAAGATCGTAGTAATACTGAGGTATTAGTGCATTTGATTATCAAAAAAGTAATCAAGCTTTTAAAACATAAAAATCATAATGAAATTATTAGAATTCAAGAGCAAGTGCAAGAGCGTTATTTATTAAATTGCTCCTTTTTCCAGAGTTTACCAGATTATTGGGGATTAGGGCAAAATTTTCCTGTGATGCCATTAGATCGCTTAAATAAAAAACCAACAAGAAGTGCGAGTTTGTGGGATATTACTTGTGATAGTGATGGGGAGATTGCTTTTGATTCTACAAAACCTTTGTATTTGCATGATGTTGATGTCACAAAAGAAGAATATTTTTTGGGATTTTTCTTGGTCGGTGCATATCAGGAAGTGCTTGGAATGCGACATAATCTTTTTACACATCCTACAGAATTTAGTGTTGTTTTAAATGATAAGGGTTATGAGATTGTTAATTTGCTTGAAGCGCAAAATGTATTAGATGTACTTGATGATTTAGATTATGACACCAAAGAAATTGAGCGAAGATTGAAACATAGAATTGA